In the Methanophagales archaeon genome, one interval contains:
- a CDS encoding helix-turn-helix transcriptional regulator, which translates to MMRNIFLGFIRIHILHHANEGEIFGVWIMNELRRHGYSISAGTLYPILHSLEKEGYLKRRDEVVNGKVRKYYRITEKGVNALEEAKQKIKELVEEVI; encoded by the coding sequence ATGATGAGAAACATCTTTTTGGGGTTTATCAGGATACACATTTTACATCATGCAAATGAAGGAGAAATCTTTGGTGTATGGATTATGAACGAACTCAGAAGGCATGGCTATTCAATAAGTGCCGGGACGCTGTATCCCATACTCCATTCTTTAGAGAAAGAGGGCTATCTAAAAAGAAGGGACGAAGTGGTTAACGGCAAGGTAAGAAAATACTATCGAATAACTGAAAAAGGCGTTAATGCGCTTGAAGAAGCGAAACAAAAAATTAAAGAACTTGTGGAGGAGGTAATATGA